CCCAACCCCACTGCTACGGCTATACATGCCTAGAGAGACAGCCAGCAGGCCCAGACAGCTTTGCTTAGCATCTCTTATGTGGCATAGAGAGCCAGGGCCACGGGCTAAAGGGAAGAGAAATCCCtgaggccttcctggaggagtCTGCATGTTCCGAGTACCTGCTGTGATGGGCTCTGGGCACTGTCCCTCCAACCTGGACCCGTGCAAAGGGAAATGTGTTTTTGCCCCCCCCATAACAGCAGCCCGATGGGTGCTGGGTAGGCCCAGGCTGGGCTGCTCTTCTCAGCTCCAAGGCCGGGCCTCAGCACATGGGCCTAGCAATACCTCCTGTGGGTCTGGCTTATCCCGTGATTGTTGGAATCTCACCAGGAAGGGAGTGCTGGGGGGCTCTGAGCCCCCTGCCCCTGAAGGTCCCGTGCCACTGGCTGAGGACAATTGTTGCCTTGGCTGGATTGTTACATGTGGGACCGTCACCCCTGAAGAGGCCACGGCCCCCGGACCGTCTGAGAGCAGGGCAGACCCGTGGGGAGGATGGGGGGCTTTCAGGCACGGGCCGCCTGCTAGTGCCTCCTGGGAGTCGTGGAATCCCGTGCCCTTAAAGCTTCCAGGGGGCCTCTCGTGTCACAAAGTAGCTCGAGAGAGTTCTGTCTTTATCTTGGCGAGGCTACCGCAGACATGTTTAATCCACACGTGTTAGATTCTCCGGCCGTGATTTTCGACAATGGCTCTGGCCTCTGCAAGGCAGGCCTGTCTGGGGAGATTGGCCCCCGCCACGTCATCAGCTCCATCGTGGGGCACCCCAAGTTCAAGATGCCTTCGGCAGGACCCAACCAGAAGAAGGACTTTGTGGGGGAAGAGGCTTTGCACAAGCGTGAGGTTCTGCACCTGTGTCACCCCATCGAGCGGGGCCTGGTCACCAGCTGGGAGGACGTGGAGACCCTCTGCAGGCATCTGTTTGAGTGGGAACTGGGGGTGAAGGCCAGCGACCGGCCCGTGCTCATGACCGAGCCCTCGCTGAACCCCAGGGAGGCCCGGGAGAAGATGGCCGAGCTGATGTTCGAGAAGTTCAACGTGCCCGCCTTCTACCTGTCGGACCAGGCGGTGCTGGCCCTCTACGCCTCAGCCTGCATCACGGGCCTGGTGGTGGACAGTGGGGACGGGGTCACGTGCACCGTCCCCATCTTCGAGGGGTACTCCTTGCCCCACGCGGTCACCAAGCTCTACGTGGCGGGCAGGGACATCACAGAGCACCTCACCCGGCTGCTGCTGGCTGGCGGGTGGACCTTCCCGTGCGCGCTAGACAAAGTCCTTGTGGACGACATCAAGGAGAAGCTGTGTTATGTGGCCCCGGAGCCAGAGAAGGAGCTCTCCCGGAGGCCGGAGGAGATCCTGAGGGAGTACAAGTTGCCGGACGGGAACATCGTGCGAATCGGGGACCAGCTGTACCAGGCGCCCGAGGCCCTGTTCGCACCCGACCAGCTGGGCATCCAAAACCCGGGCCTCTCGAAAATGGTCTCCTGCAGCATCA
The window above is part of the Prionailurus bengalensis isolate Pbe53 chromosome C1, Fcat_Pben_1.1_paternal_pri, whole genome shotgun sequence genome. Proteins encoded here:
- the ACTRT2 gene encoding actin-related protein T2, coding for MFNPHVLDSPAVIFDNGSGLCKAGLSGEIGPRHVISSIVGHPKFKMPSAGPNQKKDFVGEEALHKREVLHLCHPIERGLVTSWEDVETLCRHLFEWELGVKASDRPVLMTEPSLNPREAREKMAELMFEKFNVPAFYLSDQAVLALYASACITGLVVDSGDGVTCTVPIFEGYSLPHAVTKLYVAGRDITEHLTRLLLAGGWTFPCALDKVLVDDIKEKLCYVAPEPEKELSRRPEEILREYKLPDGNIVRIGDQLYQAPEALFAPDQLGIQNPGLSKMVSCSITKCDADIQKSLFGEIVLSGGTTLFQGLDDRLLKELEQLASKGTPIKITAPPDRWFSTWIGASIVTSLSSFKQMWVTSADFKEFGTSVVQRRCF